Proteins encoded by one window of Candidatus Brocadia sp.:
- a CDS encoding tetratricopeptide repeat protein, with translation MKRQLLLMLIGAAFIILLASVSFFLYVKRLHRSASYLQTAGQYVQQGKLDDAIAILKDTLSKNPRIAEAHAALGMIYNKKDLLDDALTELKMALTMKPDLINIYQEMYLIYKKKGMEEEANQALDSYNKLKESK, from the coding sequence ATGAAACGACAATTACTTTTAATGCTCATCGGGGCAGCTTTTATAATACTCCTTGCCTCTGTCAGTTTTTTCTTATACGTAAAACGCTTACATCGTTCTGCGTCCTATCTACAAACGGCGGGACAATATGTACAACAAGGTAAACTGGACGATGCGATTGCCATTTTAAAAGATACTCTGAGTAAAAACCCGCGTATTGCAGAGGCCCATGCTGCCCTGGGCATGATTTACAATAAAAAGGACTTGCTTGACGATGCACTTACGGAGTTAAAAATGGCCTTAACTATGAAACCCGATCTTATTAACATTTATCAGGAGATGTACCTGATTTATAAGAAGAAAGGTATGGAAGAAGAGGCGAATCAGGCATTAGATTCTTATAATAAACTTAAAGAAAGCAAATAA
- the aspS gene encoding aspartate--tRNA ligase, with protein sequence MSKLKRTHTCGQLRIKDVKSTVTLFGWVSSIRDHGGLIFIDLRDRYGITQVVFNPDKGNEFYNTAGQLRPEYVVAIQGAVSARPAGTLNPNLDTGEIEVYADTLEILNKSETPPFEIEDESKVSLELRLKHRYLDLRRPAMQRRLIFRHKVCQAIREYLDRLNFVDIETPVLTKSTPEGARDYLVPSRINLGKFYALPQSPQLFKQILMVAGYDRYFQIVRCFRDEDLRAQRQPEFTQMDMEMSFVDENDIMQIIEGLVAAIFDKVIGKKVAIPFPRLSYKEAMASYGCDAPDLRFGMKIKDISDVVQKSDFKVFLDTMKSGGQVRGVNANGCGNFSRKDIDDLTAFVGQFGAKGLAWFKVEENGLSSSITKFFPGETQEKLRQYMDAKKGDLLLFVADKPKVVSQSLAQLRLHLAQKNKLIDTNTFHFSWIVDFPLFDYNEELKRYEALHHPFTSPHPDDFPILEEKPLEVKARAYDLVLNGVELGGGSIRIHMPEIQKRVFRLLGIEDESAYAKFGFLLDALKYGAPPHGGIALGVDRMVTLLLQLDDIREVIAFPKTQKATCLMTNAPSEVDPQQLKELGIRLA encoded by the coding sequence ATGTCTAAATTGAAACGAACACATACCTGTGGTCAATTGCGGATAAAAGATGTGAAATCAACTGTTACCCTGTTTGGCTGGGTAAGCAGTATTCGGGATCACGGAGGGCTGATCTTTATTGACTTACGTGACAGATACGGTATTACCCAGGTGGTTTTCAATCCTGACAAAGGGAACGAATTCTACAATACTGCCGGTCAATTGAGACCTGAATATGTTGTGGCTATACAGGGGGCAGTTTCAGCAAGACCTGCAGGCACATTGAATCCCAATCTGGATACCGGGGAAATCGAGGTGTACGCTGATACACTCGAGATATTAAATAAATCAGAAACCCCTCCATTCGAGATTGAGGATGAAAGCAAGGTGTCTTTAGAATTACGTCTCAAGCACCGATACCTGGACCTGAGACGTCCCGCAATGCAAAGGCGGTTGATTTTCCGCCACAAGGTCTGCCAGGCTATACGCGAATACCTCGACCGGTTGAATTTTGTTGATATCGAAACACCCGTACTGACAAAGAGTACTCCGGAAGGAGCCAGAGATTATCTGGTTCCCAGCAGGATAAATCTCGGAAAGTTTTACGCACTGCCCCAATCTCCTCAGCTTTTTAAGCAGATTCTCATGGTGGCAGGTTATGACCGTTACTTTCAAATCGTACGCTGTTTCCGCGACGAAGACCTTCGTGCTCAGCGACAGCCTGAATTTACACAAATGGATATGGAGATGTCGTTTGTAGATGAAAATGATATTATGCAGATCATTGAGGGGCTCGTTGCCGCAATTTTCGATAAGGTTATTGGTAAAAAGGTCGCTATTCCCTTCCCACGGCTTTCGTATAAAGAGGCCATGGCTTCTTACGGCTGCGATGCTCCTGATTTACGTTTTGGGATGAAAATAAAGGATATATCTGACGTAGTTCAAAAATCAGATTTCAAAGTGTTTTTAGATACGATGAAATCGGGCGGACAGGTTCGGGGTGTCAATGCGAATGGCTGCGGGAATTTTTCAAGAAAAGACATCGATGATTTAACGGCTTTTGTTGGTCAATTTGGGGCAAAGGGGCTTGCATGGTTCAAGGTGGAAGAAAATGGCCTGTCCTCTTCAATAACAAAATTCTTTCCGGGAGAAACCCAGGAAAAATTACGACAGTACATGGACGCGAAAAAAGGAGATTTGCTCCTTTTTGTTGCAGATAAACCTAAGGTGGTATCCCAGTCTCTGGCACAGCTCAGATTGCATCTTGCGCAAAAAAATAAACTCATTGACACAAATACATTTCATTTTTCGTGGATTGTGGATTTTCCCTTGTTTGATTATAATGAAGAATTGAAACGCTATGAAGCGCTTCATCATCCGTTTACATCACCTCACCCTGATGATTTTCCAATCCTGGAAGAAAAACCCCTGGAAGTTAAGGCGCGTGCGTATGATCTTGTGCTCAATGGTGTAGAACTTGGAGGGGGTAGCATCCGTATTCACATGCCGGAAATACAAAAAAGGGTCTTCCGTTTACTTGGGATAGAGGATGAAAGCGCTTATGCAAAATTTGGATTTTTACTCGATGCCTTGAAGTATGGCGCTCCTCCTCACGGCGGGATTGCTCTGGGGGTCGATCGCATGGTAACGTTATTATTACAACTCGATGATATTCGAGAGGTTATTGCATTCCCCAAGACACAGAAGGCTACGTGTCTTATGACAAATGCACCGTCTGAAGTAGATCCTCAGCAACTGAAGGAATTGGGCATACGACTGGCATAA
- a CDS encoding alcohol dehydrogenase, whose translation MKAVVFYEHGGVDRLTYTDMEKPKISPYEVLVKVKACALNHLDIWVRQGLPGIEIPMPHVLGSDVVGEVAEVGMEVKNFRPGDNVLIAPGVRCRKCVYCITNNDSMCNSFKIMGFQVQGGYAEFARAHVDNIIPISNKFSFEEWAAIPLVFLTAWHMLITRGQLRPGENVLIHAAGSGIGSAAIQIARLAGARVITTARGKEKLEKAKQLGADEVIDYSKEDYPERVKLITNNKGVDLIFEHIGPDTWEKNLQCLTKGGRMVVCGATSGPTTTIDIRFLFMKQHAIIGCYMGSKKELLDVLNLVELGRLKPVIDSVFPLKEAPAAQQKMLNRENFGKIVLKI comes from the coding sequence ATGAAGGCTGTCGTTTTTTATGAGCATGGCGGGGTAGATAGGTTAACGTATACAGATATGGAGAAACCAAAAATTTCTCCCTATGAAGTACTGGTGAAGGTAAAAGCTTGTGCACTGAATCATTTAGATATCTGGGTAAGGCAGGGATTGCCCGGCATTGAGATCCCTATGCCACATGTACTGGGTAGTGATGTTGTTGGTGAGGTGGCAGAGGTCGGAATGGAGGTAAAGAATTTCAGGCCGGGCGACAATGTCCTCATTGCCCCCGGCGTTCGCTGCAGGAAGTGTGTGTATTGCATCACGAACAACGACAGCATGTGTAATAGTTTCAAGATAATGGGGTTTCAGGTCCAGGGAGGTTATGCAGAATTTGCAAGGGCCCATGTGGACAATATTATCCCCATCTCCAATAAGTTTTCCTTTGAGGAGTGGGCGGCCATTCCTTTGGTGTTTTTAACGGCATGGCACATGCTCATTACCCGGGGACAACTTAGACCGGGGGAGAACGTATTGATCCACGCGGCCGGCAGCGGCATCGGCAGCGCTGCTATTCAGATTGCCCGTCTGGCAGGCGCACGCGTGATTACTACAGCCCGGGGGAAGGAAAAACTGGAAAAGGCAAAACAATTGGGTGCTGATGAGGTCATAGACTATTCGAAAGAGGATTATCCAGAAAGGGTAAAACTTATAACGAATAACAAAGGGGTGGATCTTATCTTCGAACATATCGGGCCGGATACGTGGGAAAAGAATCTGCAATGTCTTACGAAGGGGGGGAGGATGGTGGTGTGTGGTGCCACAAGCGGTCCCACAACAACCATAGACATCCGGTTTCTGTTCATGAAGCAGCATGCGATTATTGGCTGTTATATGGGTAGTAAAAAGGAACTTCTGGATGTTTTGAACCTGGTAGAATTGGGAAGACTGAAACCCGTAATTGACAGCGTATTCCCTTTAAAAGAAGCCCCGGCAGCCCAGCAGAAGATGTTAAACAGAGAAAATTTTGGAAAGATTGTGTTAAAAATCTAA
- a CDS encoding histidine--tRNA ligase, with amino-acid sequence MNVNTWKKTEYAFRAPRGTEDVLPTKWALWRKLEEVGRQEFELCGYYEIRTPIFEDTRLFVRSIGEATDIVEKEMYTFADSEDSSITLRPENTAPVMRAYLEYELYKTKKFQKFYYIGPQFRKERPQAGRLRQFHQMGIEAVGATDPLLDVETISVATRIFDRIGLKGYKVKINSIGCEKCRPVFRNILKEKLCEHEKELCDLCQSRLTRNVFRILDCKNEKCKTISHTMPSINDYLCGECHSHAKAVRESLLEIGIPYIADAHLVRGLDYYTKTVYEITHLSLGARDAICAGGRYDNLISDIGGPPIGSVGFAIGMEATILALENVMAKNKSVYQEISVPSPLVYIVSIGEETKKKCFYLLNLLRKADISADFDYEGRSPKAQMRTANKLGVKYVVVLGPDELARGDVKVKVMETSEEISLKQSEILKWFQNQ; translated from the coding sequence ATGAACGTAAATACGTGGAAGAAAACTGAGTATGCCTTTAGAGCGCCCAGGGGTACGGAAGACGTATTACCGACGAAATGGGCTTTATGGCGAAAGCTTGAGGAAGTCGGACGGCAGGAGTTTGAACTTTGCGGATACTATGAAATTCGCACCCCGATTTTTGAGGATACTCGCTTATTTGTCAGAAGTATTGGGGAGGCTACGGATATTGTTGAGAAGGAGATGTACACCTTTGCTGATAGTGAAGACTCGAGCATAACCCTGCGTCCCGAAAACACAGCGCCTGTTATGCGGGCATATTTAGAGTATGAGTTGTATAAGACAAAAAAATTCCAAAAATTTTACTATATTGGTCCTCAATTCAGAAAGGAACGTCCACAGGCTGGAAGGCTTCGCCAATTCCACCAGATGGGTATAGAAGCGGTGGGTGCCACTGACCCTTTGCTTGATGTGGAAACTATCAGTGTAGCCACCCGGATATTCGACCGCATTGGTCTGAAGGGATACAAGGTCAAGATTAATTCCATAGGGTGTGAAAAATGCAGACCTGTTTTTAGAAATATCCTTAAAGAGAAACTCTGTGAACATGAAAAAGAGTTATGTGATCTCTGTCAGTCACGGCTAACCCGGAATGTATTTCGCATCCTGGATTGTAAAAATGAGAAATGTAAAACGATTAGCCATACTATGCCTTCCATTAATGATTATTTGTGTGGAGAATGCCATTCTCATGCGAAAGCAGTAAGGGAATCGCTTTTGGAGATTGGTATTCCTTATATTGCAGATGCTCATCTGGTACGAGGACTGGATTATTATACAAAAACTGTCTACGAAATCACCCACTTGTCACTAGGAGCCCGTGATGCCATTTGCGCTGGCGGGAGATATGACAATCTGATTTCCGATATTGGGGGCCCTCCTATCGGTTCTGTCGGATTTGCTATCGGGATGGAGGCAACAATCCTTGCTCTTGAAAATGTTATGGCAAAGAACAAATCTGTTTATCAGGAGATTTCTGTTCCTTCCCCCCTGGTGTATATCGTTTCTATTGGGGAAGAAACGAAAAAAAAATGTTTCTACCTGCTCAATCTTTTGAGAAAGGCAGATATTTCTGCTGATTTTGATTACGAAGGAAGAAGTCCCAAGGCACAAATGCGCACGGCAAATAAATTAGGGGTAAAATACGTTGTGGTGTTGGGTCCCGATGAACTTGCCCGCGGTGACGTCAAGGTCAAGGTGATGGAAACGAGCGAAGAAATTTCTCTAAAACAAAGCGAAATCCTTAAATGGTTCCAGAATCAATAG
- a CDS encoding redoxin domain-containing protein — MKKGRRFIVTIVTSAVLLWTGYTGNAGELRHDANAAKQLEIIRKDLSGLTEMKFADSKKYYEGSLKELNRLIEKYPKTQQALEAKFYIGNICNTMHNFDEAIKYFDAVLSQGDIDNLFKAKALYFKTKALIAKGDIAKAKETAAELKLIDPRAADTFGRELTGSIRLGMEAPTFNVTDFNGKPVDLSKCKGNITVIDFWATWCDPCIQEFSKVKKMYSKLKDKGVLFIGVSLDDDIEDLRGFVKQEEVEWPQVFDGKRWKGEIPALYSIQMIPTMIVLDRENKIRYIGSSTEGVIQIVTTLLSESKELPLFR, encoded by the coding sequence ATGAAAAAAGGAAGACGTTTCATTGTTACCATAGTTACATCTGCTGTTTTACTCTGGACTGGTTATACCGGCAATGCAGGTGAACTGAGACACGATGCAAATGCAGCAAAACAGCTGGAGATTATCAGAAAAGATTTAAGCGGCCTTACTGAAATGAAATTTGCAGATTCAAAAAAGTATTATGAAGGGTCGCTTAAGGAATTGAATAGATTGATCGAAAAATATCCCAAGACACAGCAAGCACTGGAAGCAAAGTTTTATATTGGCAATATTTGCAATACGATGCATAATTTTGATGAGGCTATAAAATATTTTGATGCTGTGCTAAGTCAGGGAGACATTGACAATCTTTTTAAGGCCAAAGCATTGTATTTTAAAACAAAGGCGCTGATAGCAAAAGGTGACATTGCAAAAGCAAAAGAGACTGCAGCGGAATTAAAACTAATCGATCCGAGGGCAGCCGACACCTTTGGCAGAGAGTTAACTGGTTCAATACGGCTCGGCATGGAAGCGCCGACATTCAATGTTACAGATTTTAACGGAAAGCCGGTCGATTTATCAAAATGCAAAGGAAATATTACGGTCATTGATTTTTGGGCAACGTGGTGCGACCCTTGTATTCAGGAATTTTCCAAAGTGAAGAAAATGTACAGTAAACTCAAGGATAAAGGCGTTCTGTTCATTGGCGTAAGCCTGGATGACGATATTGAAGATTTACGTGGCTTTGTAAAGCAGGAAGAGGTGGAATGGCCACAGGTATTCGATGGGAAACGATGGAAAGGGGAAATTCCTGCCTTATATAGTATTCAAATGATACCCACAATGATTGTGCTGGATCGGGAGAATAAAATACGTTACATCGGAAGCAGCACAGAGGGTGTTATCCAAATCGTCACCACGCTCCTTTCAGAATCAAAGGAGTTACCCTTATTCCGATAA
- a CDS encoding tetratricopeptide repeat protein: protein MKKSVILLPIIILTSILHIQTLFAQRDDEANKCYLDAYNLYKLGKLDQSLEMLKKVIEINPDHAEAHFGMGSIYFRQNMFDDAVKEFTKVTRIKPEYVEAYQRLWLAYKKLGMNDKAEEELQKYKKLIEERMQGMVGGSPQVVKPAAPPPRREVQEEKPKPEETQPTTETRPPETTVPDTRVAESGSPEKETEKERPVVVKPVSPPAEETKPVAGARSSVAEPEATAVLETTKQIEKRYTESPPQPPTEEKRPTETEYKSPYIKVDKKDPAYKHLFKPFKKVGSTLFKNPFKKRAEELEKTYVGKLVKGFLYYIMTIQIWLCIVAFLGIYFFKAKKEKL, encoded by the coding sequence ATGAAAAAAAGTGTCATTCTTTTACCCATTATTATTTTAACGAGTATCCTTCACATACAGACGCTCTTTGCTCAGAGAGATGATGAGGCGAATAAGTGTTACTTGGATGCTTACAACTTATACAAGTTGGGGAAACTGGATCAGTCCCTGGAGATGTTAAAGAAAGTTATAGAAATTAATCCAGACCATGCCGAAGCACACTTTGGTATGGGAAGTATTTATTTCCGGCAGAACATGTTTGATGATGCCGTCAAGGAATTTACCAAGGTGACACGGATTAAACCTGAATACGTCGAGGCCTATCAGCGACTTTGGCTGGCATACAAAAAATTGGGCATGAACGACAAAGCGGAGGAAGAACTTCAAAAGTATAAAAAATTAATTGAAGAACGTATGCAGGGAATGGTAGGTGGTTCTCCTCAGGTGGTGAAGCCTGCTGCACCACCTCCGCGAAGGGAAGTACAGGAAGAAAAGCCCAAACCAGAAGAAACTCAACCAACTACAGAGACAAGACCTCCGGAGACAACGGTACCTGATACAAGGGTTGCAGAATCAGGTTCTCCAGAAAAAGAGACTGAAAAGGAAAGACCTGTTGTAGTAAAACCAGTATCTCCCCCGGCAGAGGAAACCAAGCCTGTTGCGGGTGCCCGGTCTTCTGTGGCAGAGCCGGAAGCGACGGCTGTATTGGAGACGACAAAACAGATTGAAAAACGATATACAGAGTCACCTCCTCAACCGCCAACCGAGGAAAAACGTCCTACTGAAACAGAATATAAGTCTCCGTATATTAAAGTGGATAAAAAAGACCCTGCATACAAACACCTTTTTAAACCGTTCAAGAAGGTGGGGTCGACTTTATTTAAGAATCCCTTTAAAAAGAGGGCTGAAGAATTAGAGAAAACGTATGTTGGCAAGCTTGTTAAAGGGTTCCTTTATTACATAATGACAATACAAATTTGGTTATGCATTGTTGCCTTTTTAGGGATATATTTCTTTAAAGCCAAAAAAGAAAAATTATGA